The Rosa rugosa chromosome 3, drRosRugo1.1, whole genome shotgun sequence sequence CAAGAACGTCATGCCTTATTGTAATAAAATGCAATCACTGTTTTTTGGTCTACTGGAAAGAAGCATATGAGGGATCTCTGGTTGTTGAAACTGGCCTAATACTTGGGTTCATACAGCTGGCTGATAGTATAGCagaaaaataaacataaatttGGAATATACTAGATAGTaatgtttgtttatttgttcaGGTTGGCTACCTATGATCTATCTGAGCTGCAAATTGAGGGTGATGCAAATTGCCAGGTATAGCGACTATAGCCATAGGCAGAGTAATACAAAATAATTTGCACACAAAAGTCAAACATACTGCACCTATGCATCATACACTTCTGATTCACATTTTCTACAAGTCTAATTCTCTGGTTGATTATCCAGGTTTGACGAATCTGTGAATGTCAAGCAGCTTGAGGACATATTGTGATCCATGTCAACTTCCACTATCGGATAGCCTATCTGCAGCAAAGCGCGGACACgctttctagttttcttttgttctttggttGATGATAAGTGTTGTTCAATTGATCAAACATGTTTATCAACTATATATGTATTTGAATAttgtattcatgttttggtgcattttatataaaatttattatttGGCTTCTTCTACTCCAAAGATAAAAATCTGGTATGCAAAATTGCAtgccaggttttttttttatcaatgatATGCACTTTGCGACGGCACTGTTGCCGTCGCCAAAGACATGACAGCAAAATTGTAGATGGCGTAGCCATTGCTCTTTGCGACGGCGTAAATACCGTCGCCAAAATTCATGCGACAGcgtaattgccgtcgcaaatagcaatggcgacgccaccaacgacatcggcgacattgccgtcgcctagccgtcgccgttggtcttttgcgacggcaatttagCTTTCGGCGACGGCCTTGCGCCGTggcaaattgaatttttttttgtagtggatTGAGCTGTTCTTCAATTCTTATCGCCATTCGCTCTACATCAAAATGAATATATAAGATATCTTCGATGGTTATCTTGATCAGATTTAATTGGCATCTTATTCATATATAGAGTCCATTTTTCATGTGTCCAATAGTTGGGCCTGCTTGTGAAATTTCAGGTCATATCTACCCAGGATTTCGACAAAAAATTATTCCCTTTTATGAAAAACTCTCATAGAGTAagtcatatatatctctatagAGTGCACTTGTGGACCTGTAGTTGATATAAACAAAAGAGAATTTGATCGAGATCGACGAATTTAAGTTAGCTTTCCATGTATGTGTAAATACATTAAAATTTATAATAGTAGGCTAGTCTTAGCCATATGAATTATTTGTCTCTGATCTGTTGGCAGCATGTGTTCTTGCGTGCATGAGTGGAAGAGCAGCCGGCAGCTGCATATGCGTTTTTCTTGTGGGCATTTCAATTTTTGAAACTATGATCTATCGATCGAGACGGCTAAAGCCTAGTGCTATTTGTGTTGGGacattttggtttttgttttatatatagggggtcgtgaccacttacccaatttcagcttcaaaattgcccacttactccagtaAGAGATTattgtgcccacttacccatttaaaaataaaaagactattttagacaatttttcattataaaattaaaagcatgccattctctctctctcccctctttcAATTCCAAGCTGACaacggcctctctctctctctctctctctcctatgCTTCCCGAGGCCGTCGTCCGAGGCCTGCATACTCGCCACCAGCGCTggttctccttctccttctccttctccagaTCATCCTGCCTCGCCTCTCCGCCTTCCTCGGAGACCTTAACTTCCGGCAACGGAGCCACTCGGTCCGGGTACGACACCGGGCTTATGGAAGGGCCGTACTTTATGAACCGAGCGTGTTCTCTGGTCTACGGCGAGTCGGGAGAGCCGTGAGGAGGAGCGTGCGACAGTGGCGGCGGTTGTGTTTGTGCTGATGATTGCGGagccgggtccgggtcgggtgaGGAGGAGTGTTGTTCGGGTTTGGGAGCGTAGGAGACAGGTTCGATCGGAGAAGGCTGGGATTTCAGGTTGGATTTCCGGCAGGTGCCCAAGACTGGTGCCCAAAGCAAATTCTGGGTGTCCAATTATGGGTTTTGTAGTGTGAAATAAGATCTTGGAGGCTCTGGCATGTTTCACTTGAGGTTGTTgcagaattttttattttttttttgggatgtgAATAGCTACAGATATTTCACTTCTTCATCATGTGTATAGTTCCTATAAtctacagattttttttttctgttcttttcttttgatcttTTCTTAAAACAAGTAACTTGATCatgcaataataagattacatTTCCTggctactggggggcagtagacacattattggcccccagtagactttgatacgagggacagggatcactatagtgtggtgttttgataagttacctgttgttttctatgtattaaagtcaaattatctgtgaatcctatAAAATGGTTCATTTTTGGTGGCCTATTGGGAgacagtagagacattggactttgtattggagggcaataatatgattattgggaggcactaatatgattattgggagccaataatatgattataaattgatcaattgtgcctgtagtgtattcattttggttttgggagttcatacaattcactggacgacaataatatgattttcgggaggcaataatatgattattggggggcaataatatgattattggggggcaataatatgattactggggagcaataatatggttactggatattattagggaccggtcgccggattccggtcagcgttcgccggattccggtcaccggtcgccggcgccctgccactggtcaccagaggccggcaaggtggaggatgacttctccctctaagtgaaaaagaaggagagggcaaaaaagtctcaacaaaaataaaaaagaattaattgggtaaaggggaaataatcccttagagtgttttgggtaaatggggttaaaaaacagttggtggagcaagtgggcaaattttaagctaaaattgggtaaatgagcattttcccttaTATATAGAGCATTTTCAATGGGAGAATTCTTAAGTTCATTCAATTCACCTCGTTCACCTCCTTATGCTTTGAACTGTTAATTTGATAAATCAACTCAACACCACTTACTTCTTCCTAAAAAAATTACTCACAAACACCGAATGCATTTCTGTTAAGTTGAAACAAACGCCGATGTTGAGTGAAGACCTAACTAAACAGTttaacctagctagctagctcagtGGAACTTTGAATTTGgcaagaaaattgaaaatcctTGAGAAGGGCTTTAATTAGGGTTTAACATTAATTGGTTGCAGATAATAAATACTTGTACAGATATGAGAAACAAAACATGCATGTAAAAGATGGTAGCTAGGATTAGGACTAATTTTGTTTTTCACCGTTGTCATGACTTGTGGTCCAATATTGGTGCATTAATTTAGTTTCTCGTGGTGCAATAATTCAAAGAGGAAAAGATGCCCACGTAATTGAATAATAGTATTGCTCTACCTAGCTTGGTGTATAAATAGGCCCTTAACTTGCTGCAAAGGGGTACACAGAAATTCGATCTTAAATTTCAATCTTTCATAGATAAGAGTAGTCCTTCGAGTTCAAAACGTACGTACGTAggattatttttctttctagcTAGCTTAATTAGTAGAGAAAGGCTCCTATCTCTATGTATCGTTACAACTTTACACTTTTGCTTGGTTAATTTTCAGTGTGTGATAGTTTGAGCAATTATAGGGACAGTACTCATTTGTTTTGACAACTTATCAATTTTCTTTCTGACATACTCTCTTAATCCTTGTAGAAAGATTGATGGTGACATTTAAGTATTATGGATACCCATTTGCTGTCTCTATTATATTATTGCATGCATTTTCAAAATACCCATTTGCTGTCTCTATTATATTATTGCATGCATTTTCAAAATACGTACGGCACAAATATTTTTGAATATTTGAGTAGCTATACTGCTTCATACATGAAACATCAGGGTTTAGTTCATAAAAATGAtttgaaacaaaaagaaaataaaagaaaaacaataaaattagCCAATTGATTTTAGTTGAGCTGAACATTTTGATTGTATAAATAAGCATATACAGAAAAACTACTTTACTGTTCTCCTAAATTCTATGGCTCAATACTGATTCTTTGTATTTGCAGAAAGAGAGTGGTAGACGAAATGGCTAGCCAGTTGGCAATTCATCGATTGAACAAGTTCCTCAGGTATACCTAGCTACATACTTATTCTGTACATTATGGATAAGCCTAGCAGAGCCACAAGCATTTTGGATAACTGAAGTATGTTCATGGTCTTAGAAACCGAACGGTGACCCAAATGTCTTTGTGGTCAATCTCCTCTTAGATCTGAACCAAATGGTGATTGAGCGAGATTAATCTTTCTGATCATTAAACTAGTAAAATTGGTAAAATACTAAAGTACTTGTTTGCCATTTTTAACGACATATGATCGCGTGCAGTGAGAAGGAGGACTTGGATGAAGTGGCTGCTGCCAAAATTGACAAACTAATTGCTGAGCTGCAAACGCCCGGTGATCATTTTGATCCGGTTCAAACGATTGTAAATGGGTTCATGGACTTCAAGATCCACAAATTCGAGTAAGAtgccactatatatatatatatatatatatatatatatatatatatatatatatatataattacacACACATACAATACACACACAGAGGCCGGATCAGAAGAAGACGTCTGCAAAGAtgcaaaagtgcggacgtccatcCTCAGGCGTCAACGGCGGCGCTGCTCTTGTCAGACGGAGATCACGGGCATCTCGGATGGCATCACCATCAAGATGAAGGCCAAGGTGATCAAGGTTGAAGGTCCGGATGGCAAGCTCACCCGAAACCTTAAGCACCATCAAGGTCGACTTCGAACTGGTAGCCAACGAGTCCACCGGCAAAAAGAGGCTTAAGATCGAGGCCTGGTCTCCGTCTGGCAAGAGCAGCGCCGCCGTCGATTCCTGATCGAGGCCTGAGGATGGACGTCCGCACGTTTGCATCTTTGCAGACGTCGTCTTCTGATCCTCCGTGTGTGCGTGCGTGCGTGTGTATATATTATCTTGAACCATATATATACTTTCTGATCTCTAGCTAAAATACCTTCCTTTTTGTGCTTATCTTGCAGCAAATATCCATGTCTGTTCGACAAGCTTGCCTTAGGACAAAGCCCCAAAGTATGAAACTAGCAGCGCTTTACCAGTAGATTAAGCCAGACTTAATAATCTGATTGAAGTCATCAACAGCTTGATTAATGTTTAAATATACTTGAATGCAGTTTCTGGTGTTCGCATGCTCAGACTCTCGAGTGAGCCCCTCTATTATCCTTAACTTTAAACCTGGGGAGGCCTTCATGGTTCGCAACATTGCTAACTTGGTTCCTACATTTAGCCAGGTAGTTACTTTAGCATCTAAATCAGTCAAGTTATCAATCATTCTAATCAAATTTTGGAAGCCAAACCCGGTAGGATTTTTTATGTCGAAAGCCGGCCCCCTATGAAGGGATTTTCAGTCCTTTGCGAGCTAcctgaataaaaaataaaaaaataaaaacttttgGTTAGAAGGGGAATTTGATTGCTAATAAGTTATCTTTATAGTATTAATCGCAGAGAAGGCTACTCTATATGTATGTATTAATCTTAATTTGTTGTATGTATTTCACAGCTAAGATACTCGGGAACTGGAGCAATTATAGAATATGCCGTCACACAACTCAAGGTGAAAATTGCAAAAGGACTTTATATCTATTGATTATGCATGTTATCAAAATATATATTGATGTGTGCTGACAATAAGAAGAAAATTCTATAGGTAGAAAACATTTTGGTTATTGGGCATAGTAAATGTGGTGGGATACAGAGGCTTATGGAACATCCAGAAGATGGCAGTGTTCCCTTGTAAGGCTCTTTGATCACGGATCTAGCAATCTTGTTTATCATAGTAATATTCCTCGACGACAACGTTGTTAATGGTATCTAATTTTGGGTTCACCGATCTGATTGAAATTTGCAGCGACTTCATAGATGACTGGGTTAAAATTGCCCAGGATGCCAAGGATAAAGTTAAAGCAGAGGGAGGAGGACATGAGGCTTGTGCTAGGGTAAGATACCCTTCTAAAATGAAACTCTTTAATTATACTGCTACGGTATTACCTCATCTTGGCTTAATTACCATCCATAACTGAAACAAATTTTTGCAGGAAGCTGTAAATGTCTCTCTGGAAAACCTGCTAACTTATCCTTACGTTCATAAGGAGGTATCGGAAAGAAAAATAGCACTTAGAGGTGGTTACTATGACTTCGTCAATGGAGTTTTCGAGCTCTGGGAGAAACACGAATCTCACAGTTTACCCCCCATGATCATTCCGCCTCCACAATTAAAGATGTGAAGTACATAGTTGAACTACCGGAAATTCAATCTCTTGCATAATAAGCATTATACGTACCTTGCTACGTACGTAGTTGCAGTTCAATGTACCGTATTACGTGTGTATTTGCCACTTTGaatttctgttttatttttatttttatttgaagTGAATAAGTGACACTAAAATAAAGCAAATGAGTCCCTGGCTAGACTAGCAGTACTGCTTCATAATTGTATGTCATGGTTTTAAATTTGTGGCAATGTTTATGTAATATTGTTCCTTGTAGTTGAACTACCGAAAttcaatatatatgtatttatgCATCCTCTTTGTTAGAAGGAATTTGTGGCATCTCTGTTAAAAGACAAACTCAAAAATGCATTAATTAAACAACAAATTCTCTTGGGTCTGATATATACAAGAGTCAACATATAATGTATGAggatttctattgggacctccaaattcgctcatttgacctctatatcttttgaattaatgaattacatatatatcctcttgtaaaatgacaattatagaCAATGAATTATAATCAACtggtatatattttatttacaaACTTCTCTACCTAGTTTTAACACAAATTAAAGACTAAGAAATTGTTTCAAAACTTTTATTGAGTTCCTAGTCTAGACTTCGTTTAAGGTTTGGTTGGAGGATGAACTTTGGGTGGGAGACGgtggtttttaattttttttttttctaccttCATGAGTTGcgtgttattttttatttttattttttttatatcaatttttgtaacctttcatttttatttttgaataacCTTTCATTTTTTATAAGGGTTAGAAACATAGGAATCATGTCTAACCGTTTGATTTATGActgcttgatcaatttctgtgTTATGaccgtttgattcatgatttaaAGTTCTAGAAATTTATTTTGGGCATTTTTTAGGTTTGCAtgcaaaaaagaacaaaaaacaaaaaaaggaatggAGGTGTAGTTAGTGAATTGAGGTATAATGAgctagtattttatttttttgtatgtgaataatataactaaggttatttgaggaattcAAAAGGAGGTTTAGTGAGCAAATATTTGTATTTAAAAGCGCAAAAGAGGTGTAAAGAGTatgagaggtcaaatgagcaaatttggaggtctcaatAGAAAATGTATATGTAATATGgcactactacacaaaaggcttcacacgacggtttaaAACTGTCGTCTCACGTTTTGCATTTCCGTGGTCTATCGAGGCGTCGTCTGATGAAACGCTGTCAGACGACGGTTTTCAACCGTCGTATACCGATCATTGAGTCGACGGTTTGCAGCTGACTCCATCGTCTGATGGACCGGCAGATCTGCCGACATGCTGTCGACAAGCTGTCGACAGAAATATGTCGTGGTGTGATTTCTACTCATACCACAGTTTTTAGGATTCCAGcgtggtgtgacttctactcataccacggttTCAGTGTGGTgtggtgtgacttctactcataccacggttTTTAAGATTCCAGCCTTTGTCTCTTTGTTGTTCAGaagtcagtttttatttttaagacgtTGTGTAAATTGTATACACACGACAGTTCTTCCAGCATAAAATGTGGTGTGATGACTTAAAAATTCAGTGCGCGCGCTTTCACACGACAGATATAACTCTAACCGTTGTATTGTGACATTTGAGACGATGATTTTTGCTTACTCGTTGTCTGTGTGTGTATCCAACAATGATATAAGTAAGAACCGTCGTGTGAATTGTAGAATTTTTGTTTGATTCCACCCTATAATCCTCATCATACGACATATCTTTCTATATATTGTTGTTGTAATGGCAAGATTTAGATTCTGGAATgaaaaatgaccaaaagaacagaaaattaatcatacactacaccaaaaatgttatcagacaacggcagaaaACCGTTGTGGGATTTGGAGACCCACCGTTGTAGAGCGAGCCgctgtctgatgaaaaatcagaaaacggtggaacacagttgtgtgataaacagaaagacaacaggtatgtgttataactgttgtgtgatagctcggcagatggctcggcagatgccaagcgCAGCTGCACAGCAGTTGAGGCgctgtcttcagacaacagtgccagttttaagctgttgtatgttaagcgtgtcagacaacatttttttattttgtctgttgtctgattgatcttcaaacttcagttcttggactatatctgttgtgtgattaactttaggacaacagagttcaattaattctgttgtgtgattaacttttaggacaacagagttcaattaattctgttgtctgagtataaattagaagacactgatttgttaaaaaccgatgtgtgatatgatTGATTACAATGTGTTTCTGTCCCATTTttggccattcagacaacaggcagTGATCATTATAtctaatctgttgtgtgatcatttgaacatcTCATTCTGGAATTAGattgtgcattcatttggtCCATTTACGAAATGAACAATAGTTCATCAAATACAAACATTGTaaaccatcaaatgagtaaTCTAAACACTTTAGGCTCAATGTAGAAGCTGATTGTATGCCCATCTTTGAATGCATCCTCACCCCACAAGATTTATAGGTGTTGCCTATATATGTTCAAATAGTAAGAGATTTAAATCTATTAGTCAGCAGAGGAATCTTTTGCCCTTTTGTTCCAAGGCCTCGCCTAGCAATTGGTAGGTGCACAATCTTCTTCTTTAAAGGTTCAGGTGTAATATCTACTTGAGCACGCAATGGAACAACATCTGGTGGGATAACAGGGGGTGGGGGTAGCAATGCATGCTCTGCCCCGTTTCCATCTGCCCTGGTTTCTCCATTTGCGTCGTTTTCTACATTTGCGCCATTCTCTCCATTTGATCCATTTCCATAGGGCTCAAATGAATCCATAGCCTAAAAATGCACCAAAAGATATTAAAAGGTAAACATTAGTAGAAGGTAATTTCATTAGGAAAAAAAGAGCATGAATGATTAAAATTTCATTTATAGTACAAAGGATaatttggaaaacaaactgaactccCCAAGTATAGCACCAGAACAGCTAAAAATGCACCGTGTTTATATGCATCTATGAAGACCAAATAAACCCCTTTCAAATCTAAAACAGTTATACAGAAAATAATCAAAAGGGTTTGATTTCCAAGTCGAAAAAACACGAACTTAAACCATAAAAATTGCCGGGAATACCCAAAATCCTACAAACATACTCATAAGCATTGTAAGAGTAACAATAAGCTGCAAGCTTGAGACAGTTTCAGAAAACTggtaacaagaaagaaaaattcaccaacaacTATTCTTTCAGTGATTTTAATCACAACTTTCCAGATTTCAAGTAGACATGCAAAGCTACTATTTTGCATAGTTTCATGCTATTCGCAGTTCAAATGGATGGTCAAACAAGAATCCAAAGTGACTGAAATGCTGAATTCTGCAGAAATCCTGAAACAGTGGAGTAACTTCAAAATAGCATAAGTATCTCATTTTAACTCCTTTTTTCACAAAACCATGttcaaaatgatcattgaagagtctCCTTTAAGATATCAAAAACTGAGAGTAAAACAAGAAGTATAGGTTTTTTGAAAATCATGAAATGCCCCACTGGTTCAGCTTGGGTGTCAAACGCAGGAAGAGTCAGAATATCAAAACAGGCTTAGCCACTCATATCAAATGCTTGTAGATACTTGAACCTAGAGACAATAAGCCAATATCGGTAATACTAGAAGAAAAATGCTCAGCAAATTAACAATTCCtaaaatcatgcagaaaacagAAATGACCAAGCCCCTGGGATCACCCTCTTACAAGattaaaccctaaaaaaaatatGGTTGAATTATATAAATTAGACGAAAAGCAGATATTATAGATAGAGGAAATAAATACCTGGGAGAAGAGAAAGGAACAAGTGTACAAAATATCACCCAATACTCGATGGAGCTGACAGCTAATTAAACATAACCAATAGCTACCCCAACTATCAAGCTCAACATATCAATGATAgataagcaaaaaaaaaaaaaaacacattgaaGGAAATCACTACTGACCTCTGCCTTAGCATGGACAATCTCTTGAAGCTCATAAGGGAACAATGAATTGGACTTTTGTTGAAGGCTCTTCACAACATGGTTGGCTGCATCTTGAACTTGAGGATCATGAGGCTGCACATCTTGCCATCCTGGAGCATGCCCACCTGATCAAAACCCAATTCAGTCCCATAACCCAAGAAGGCTGATGCAGTGGGGATGGTTTCCAAAAGCCAGgtttttaaaataataaataaatcaataattaaAAATTTAGTTGTTTGGTAAACCCTTGAAAATAAATTAACTTTTGGGGGTAAAACAATTAGGGAATTAATGTTTACGGTACACTAACGGATCCATACATCAATAGTAGACCAGCCCCCTAAACCAGTAGACAAGCTCCATGCCATGAAAGCATAAACTAGCTAGAGACCAGGCTGAGCTAGCCTACCACTGATTGCAGCCAGTCTACCACTGTGGAATTGGTCGACTTAACAAACCAACATGAAGGCAATGTAAGCAAACCCAAAGATCAATTCAAAAGCAAACTGACATAAGTTTACTGAACTAACTAAATTAGATCCACCGGTGAGTCTAGAAACTGAAACATACCAGTACACCATGACAGACAAAATAAATTTGATCTACCACATTTCCAGGTTCCATTATCACTTCTCCAGGGACAAAAAATTCCTCGTGTAGTTTAATAACctgcaaaatgaaaagaataagAATACCAAATTCATTAGTACACATTATGCAGAGATATCCATGAACTAAGGAAGATTTTATTTGACAATATATGTGGCGTTACACATGAAAACTCCTGAATGTTTGACACAATTACACCACCAGGTGCTTCTTTAAGGTGGACTAATTGGCATGACACACAAACAGGGACATTACAGTACACACTTATACATTTGTTATTGACTTTGAAATAAGGTTCCAGGTCACAGTCATTTCCATGCAAGATAGTAAACACTATTTACAATGTTTCCATAAGTGCAATTAATTaccaattttattttattttatttttattgtctGATGAACTACCAACTGGCCTACAAACAAATTCAACTTTGTACAAAGTAGCAGTCAACCATCCTTTTTCATTTGAACATTAATTatataaatggaagaaaaaaaaacaaaggacaTACAATCTGATTGATGAATTCCGTTGAGCATCCCTTGAAGAGAGGAACATTTACAATGTTTGGAAAATATAAGGTTTGTGAAATCtgcaatgaaaaagaaaaaaaatgatgataCAGAAATCTCTGAAAAGAAAAGCTCAACTAACCAACAACCCTATGTTATGCAGTAGTCTGGATaatgcatataaattgaaatgaaagtaaGATCCTAATTTATATAAGTACTTTTGCAGCCTATAGATCCATTATGGATGTATCTATGCCATTAACATACAAACAATATAACACAAATAAGGATATTATTCTCAACAGCTCTTTCATAGGGTAAGCAACTAAACAATTTTCAGATGGTTATTTAGTGAACTATTAGTAAGATTTTTTCAATATTTGATAAGGAGAACAGCGTAAACTAATGAATCCATATAAGGAGGTCAGCGGAAACTAAATTGAAGAACAAATAGgaataaaaaacaaaccaaattcaGGGGTGAATTTCTGTGATTTCAACAGCGTGGCTTCCTTATTAGAAAACCCTGTGTCCTGATCATCCACTGTATTCTGTTGAATACAATTTCAATGAAACATTACATAAAGAAATATAATATAGAAACTGCTCCACACTATCAACAATCAGGTTTCTGTCAATTATGGATTAAACTCTCCCTAAATCATATCTCCAACTCATTCAAATAGTTAAAGTAGATCAACTTTACAGAAGTCACTGTTGCTCcaccaatcaagtccaattcTTTGGACACAAAACACCATAGCCTCTTCTTCGAAACTAAATCATACCGATCTTTATGTCTCACAACAGAGAAAAATCTGAACAAATCCACATGTTGCCTATTACTAAAAACTGCAGACATGGGTATAACAACATATCTATGACCAATATCCTTGAGAAAAACAGATAGAATTCGATCAAATGTATATCTCTGCCTACACCTACAATCAATATTGTTATCATGAATACATTATACACTATCTTTTACAGTATCCAGATCAGTACCCTTATGATGATTACCATCAACATCACCAAATTCTACATCATTTTTTACACATTTCATACCACTACCAAGATTATCACCGTTATTAGATACTTCAAAAGCAAGGTTCAGTAAATCAAATTAAC is a genomic window containing:
- the LOC133739864 gene encoding potassium channel SKOR-like, producing the protein MRDISQTLYFPNIVNVPLFKGCSTEFINQIVIKLHEEFFVPGEVIMEPGNVVDQIYFVCHGVLVGMLQDGKMCSLMILKFKMQPTML
- the LOC133740851 gene encoding carbonic anhydrase 2-like: MASQLAIHRLNKFLSEKEDLDEVAAAKIDKLIAELQTPGDHFDPVQTIVNGFMDFKIHKFDKYPCLFDKLALGQSPKFLVFACSDSRVSPSIILNFKPGEAFMVRNIANLVPTFSQLRYSGTGAIIEYAVTQLKVENILVIGHSKCGGIQRLMEHPEDGSVPFDFIDDWVKIAQDAKDKVKAEGGGHEACAREAVNVSLENLLTYPYVHKEVSERKIALRGGYYDFVNGVFELWEKHESHSLPPMIIPPPQLKM